The genomic interval aagaagcaaATGAGaaaccagtgaaagggttacagagagagagagagagagagagagagagagagagagagagagagagagagagagagagagagagagagagagagagagagagagagactggagcgATCAcggaagtggagagaaaagaactgagggagggagaggggagaggaaagaggaccaacaaccagggagagggaggattgtggtgggggtgttggcggggagagaacagaagaaagaagagagggagaggggtagaaGCAAGAGATGCAAGACTGTGGCTGGGGAGGGAGACTGGGAGGGGGTGGAACTGCTGTTGGAGTGTTGGGAGAGTAGGGGAGGGTTGCATTGGGGTACTGGGGTTTAGGAGAGCTGGGGCAGGACTGGGGAGGGCTGGGGCAGGGCTGGGAGGCCTGGGGAGGGCTGGGGCAGGGCTGGGCAGggctgggaagggaagggaggactgGGTAGGGCTGGGCAGGGcttgggaggaaagggagggctGGTGTGAGCTGGGGAAGGTTGTGGAGGGATGGGCAGGGTTTGGGTAGGGCTTTGGGGAGCTGGGAGggctgggaagggaggggagggtagtCTTTTCCTTCCAGCCGTCCCATGGTGAATCGGCGGCCCACCGACAGATATTcattgagaaacagacaaaGTATCGGTCCTGCCCATtgtcctttttattcctcctcctcctcctcctcctcctcctcctcctcctcctcctcctcctgctcctcctccttctcctcctcttgctgtttctgcttgtcttcttcctctcgcaatcatctctgctctctctctctctctctctctctctctctctctctctctctctctctctctctctctctctctctctctctctctctctctctctctctctctctctctctctctctctctctcctcgcacgGTTTCCATATCCCTtccctctattcttccttctccttcctcatccacccctcttccctcccttctccacaatctctcatttttctctccgcTTCTCCgtacctctttccttccttcatttcccgtcatttcttccctcccttcattttctcctgaTCCAtaattcttcccttttttcccactccctccctttcctcctcttcttcctcctcctcctcctcctcctcctcctcctcctcctcctcctcctcctcctcctcctcctcctcctcctcctcctccttcttcagagCTATTCCTTCCGGTAGCATAAAATCAGCCTCGAATTATTCAACAGACGACGAGTGTGTTCAAGTGGAAGGAGAGGCCGCGTGTGGACACGTGGAGGAAattaccgtgagagagagagagagagagagagagagagagagagagagagagagagagagagagagagaggggttg from Scylla paramamosain isolate STU-SP2022 chromosome 6, ASM3559412v1, whole genome shotgun sequence carries:
- the LOC135101046 gene encoding uncharacterized protein LOC135101046, which gives rise to MGRLEGKDYPPLPSQPSQLPKALPKPCPSLHNLPQLTPALPFLPSPAQPYPVLPSLPSPAQPCPSPPQASQPCPSPPQSCPSSPKPQYPNATLPYSPNTPTAVPPPPSLPPQPQSCISCFYPSPSLLSSVLSPPTPPPQSSLSLVVGPLSSPLSLPQFFSLHFRDRSTIPGDVQVSELGEKERNMEKRRGKEGKEKKERKEK